In the Periophthalmus magnuspinnatus isolate fPerMag1 chromosome 4, fPerMag1.2.pri, whole genome shotgun sequence genome, one interval contains:
- the ptprc gene encoding receptor-type tyrosine-protein phosphatase C, with protein sequence MAQLGARALLLWAGVIALSSCQSAIKPTPAGQTTKTATIPAPTTVIGIAQSNMTPTQSPPTADQRNNISESTTALTTPTTTPTTTIKQTTEDPDKDKPCSFLVQSAPYGLSINTGVNGSFNVAISAPNQGPNNRMITGPSEDIPGLKPCTNYTVEVQRRGGMTCTSNNNSTFTRNMTKGDVSYAPHSAGLISFTSKWDIDCSNVSHPSARPCDPGRCCISVRPDDLCTDFPVTFNLCQFRDSVYLSAAKFLSVAPVKPEVIYPKNMKSGHPVEINFTQPGNCKLDIDYSCKDEENNVKTLSALELFKKYKCTGNITMENKTYVIEEIGPIDVDTSCDLSSSFLSSSSKTDTSVTLLWNPVTTNCNQTVLEHKLTYECSCTSQDWNRGRTGPQTSPTCTVTGLKAFTSYTCEINALYDKKSVHVQKIYQIRTEAGKPERVKNFMVYQTENNGFHVNWTMLSAGEFKGDNIGYKVVLILKENEKTTEVFNKMINTAHHEFRNLYYSSTYIVTVKAFNGKFHSDATTKTVHTLFNDKALIGFLVLLILLTCVALLVVMYKIYVLKRRDSRNLSDDFPLIPKEEERLLNVEPIQADALLDMYKKKLADEGRLFLAEFQSVPRIFSKYTMKEAKKNCNAIKNRYVDILPYDYNRVQLTTGSGEQGGDYINASFIDGYKEANKYIAAQGPKEETIADFWRMVWEQKSSIIVMVTRCEEGNRPKCAQYWPSVERGAEIFEEFVVKVNSEDQCPDYTIRHLSLTNRDKSSERDVTHIQFLSWPDHGVPGEPHLLLKLRRRVNAFKNLFSGPIVVHCSAGVGRTGTYIGIDAMMEGLEAENRVDIYGYVVRLRRQRCLMVQVEAQYILIHQALLEHNQFGETEISLSELHSSLSTLKEQSAEEEGTLLTEEFERMPRYANWRTYNAGITEENKKKNRSSSVIPYDYNRVLLRLEEEPSRDSRDDDINDDEEEESSDEEEESSKYINASHVDGYWGSRCFIAAQTPLSDTAADFWLMVHQKRVSTVVMLSESKQEDTDCIYWPKEKTTYGDVEVEVTSTEITPVFVSRSINVRHVKRKEGRAVAHFQFLKWAEGELPEKPQELMDMLKEMRSKCGDSKKLRSSPALVHCKDGSARSGLLVALWNLLDSAETEKLVDVFQVVKTLRKERSGMIGSLEQYQFLYDMLEATFPVQNGDVKAPPPSAANSVEIINETKTAASKAGEEESGTTSTDHQEAPPSSKEEPSEDAPGEDTITSPLVTAEV encoded by the exons GTCAGAGCGCAATAAAACCAACACCAG CAGGTCagacaacaaaaacagcaactATACCAG CCCCCACAACGGTCATCGGTATCGCCCAATCCAACATGACACCCACCCAGTCGCCCCCTACGGCcgaccaaaggaacaacatctctGAATCTACGACCGCTCTCACCACGCCCACCACCACGCCCACCACCACAA taaaacaaacaacagaagACCCCGATAAAGATAAACCAT GTAGCTTCTTGGTTCAGTCCGCACCTTATGGTCTCAGTATTAATACCGGTGTCAATGGCAGCTTCAACGTGGCCATATCTGCACCAAATCAAGGTCCTAATAACCGAATGATCACCGGACCCAGCGAAGACATCCCGGGACTGAAGCCTTGTACTAACTATACAGTCGAAGTACAGCGAAGAGGTGGAATGACGTGTACAAGCAACAATAATTCAACCTTCACCAGAAACATGA CGAAAGGAGACGTCTCTTATGCTCCACACTCTGCTGGATTGATCTCCTTTACGTCAAAGTGGGACATAGACTGTTCAAATGTGTCCCACCCCTCGGCGAGACCCTGTGACCCCGGACGCTGCTGTATCAGTGTCAGACCTGACGACCTCTGCACCGACTTCCCCGTAACATTCAACTTGTGTCAGTTCAGAGACAGCGTCTATCTTTCTGCTG CGAAGTTTTTAAGTGTGGCCCCCGTGAAACCAGAAGTGATTTaccctaaaaacatgaaaagtggACATCCGGTAGAAATAAACTTCACACAACCTGGAAACTGTAAACTAGATATTGACTACAGCTGTAAAG ATGAAGAAAATAATGTCAAAACGTTGTCTGCACTGGAGCTTTTTAAGAAGTACAAATGCACTGGAAATATAacaatggaaaataaaacatatgtgATCGAGGAAATCGGCCCGATCGATGTGGACACCTCATGCG ATCTTAGTTCATcatttttatcatcatcatctaaAACTGACACCTCCGTCACTCTCTTATGGAATCCAGTCACCACGAACTGCAACCAAACTGTCCTGGAGCATAAACTCACATATGAGTGCAGCTGCACATCTC AGGATTGGAACAGAGGAAGAACAGGACCACAAACCAGCCCCACCTGCACTGTGACTGGACTGAAAGCATTTACCTCATACACCTGTGAGATCAACGCCTTGTACGACAAAAAATCTGTGCACGTACAGAAAATCTATCAGATCAGGACCGAGGCTGGAA AACCCGAAAGAGTTAAGAATTTCATGGTGTATCAGACAGAGAATAACGGCTTCCACGTGAACTGGACTATGTTGTCTGCTGGTGAATTTAAGGGTGACAATATAGGTTACAAGGTTGTTCTTATACTCAAAGAAAACGAAAAGACAACTGAAGTGTTcaacaaaatgataaatacgGCTCATCATGAATTTAGAAATCTCTATTACTCCTCAACCTACATAGTGACG GTCAAAGCCTTTAATGGCAAATTTCACAGCGACGCAACAACCAAAACAGTGCACACCCTCT TTAATGACAAAGCTCTGATTGGTTTCCTGGTGCTGCTCATTCTCCTCACATGCGTGGCTCTGCTGGTGGTTATGTACAAGATCTACGTGCTGAAACGCAGGGACTCGCG AAATTTATCTGACGATTTCCCGCTCATCCCCA aggaggaggagcgtcTGCTGAACGTGGAGCCCATCCAGGCCGACGCGCTGCTGGACATGTACAAGAAGAAACTGGCCGACGAGGGACGACTCTTCCTCGCCGAGTTTCAG AGCGTCCCAAGAATCTTCTCAAAGTACACGATGAAGGAAGCGAAGAAAAACTGCAACGCCATCAAGAACCGCTACGTGGACATCCTGCCGT ACGACTACAACCGCGTGCAGCTGACCACAGGGAGCGGCGAACAGGGTGGAGACTACATCAACGCCAGCTTCATCGAC GGATACAAGGAAGCCAATAAGTACATCGCAGCTCAAG GACCAAAGGAGGAGACGATCGCTGATTTCTGGAGAATGGTTTGGGAGCAAAAATCTTCCATCATCGTCATGGTAACGCGCTGTGAGGAGGGAAACCGG CCTAAGTGTGCGCAGTACTGGCCCAGTGTGGAGCGAGGAGCCGAGATCTTTGAGGAGTTTGTGGTGAAAGTGAATTCTGAGGATCAGTGCCCCGACTACACCATCCGCCACCTCAGTCTGACCAAT AGAGACAAAAGCAGTGAGCGTGACGTGACTCATATCCAGTTCCTGAGCTGGCCTGACCACGGCGTCCCGGGAGAGCCCCACCTGCTGCTCAAACTGAGGAGGCGCGTCAATGCCTTCAAGAACCTGTTCAGCGGGCCCATCGTCGTGCACTGCAG CGCTGGCGTGGGCAGGACGGGCACGTACATCGGCATCGACGCCATGATGGAGGGTCTGGAGGCCGAGAACAGAGTCGACATCTACGGATACGTGGTCCGACTGCGCAGACAGAGGTGCCTCAtggtgcaggtggag GCCCAGTACATCCTGATCCACCAGGCCCTGCTGGAGCATAACCAGTTTGGAGAGACTGAGATCAGCCTGAGCGAGCTCCACAGCAGCCTGAGCACCCTGAAGGAGCAGAGCGCCGAGGAGGAGGGCACCCTGCTGACCGAGGAGTTTGAG AGGATGCCCCGTTACGCCAACTGGAGAACGTACAACGCAGGGATCACCGaggagaacaagaagaagaaccgCTCTTCCTCTGTCATCCCAT ACGACTACAACCGCGTGCTGCTGCGACTGGAGGAGGAGCCGAGTCGGGACAGTCGGGACGACGACATCAACgatgacgaggaggaggagtcttctgacgaggaagaggagtcGTCCAAGTACATCAACGCCTCCCATGTCGAC GGTTACTGGGGCTCGCGCTGCTTCATCGCGGCTCAGACTCCTCTGTCGGACACCGCCGCAGACTTTTGGCTCATGGTGCATCAGAAGAGAGTGTCCACCGTCGTCATGCTGTCGGAGAGCAAACAGGAAGACACG GACTGCATATACTGGCCCAAAGAGAAAACCACGTACGGAGATGTGGAGGTGGAAGTGACGTCTACAGAAATAACTCCAGTTTTTGTTAGTCGCAGCATCAACGTCCGCCACGTCAAG AGGAAAGAAGGCCGAGCGGTCGCACATTTCCAGTTCCTGAAGTGGGCGGAGGGAGAGTTGCCGGAGAAGCCCCAGGAGCTGATGGACATGCTGAAGGAGATGAGGAGCAAATGTGGAGACAGCAAAAAACTCAGATCGTCTCCAGCTCTGGTCCACTGCAA gGATGGCTCCGCCCGCTCCGGCCTGCTGGTGGCGCTGTGGAACCTCCTGGACAGCGCAGAGACAGAGAAGCTGGTGGACGTTTTCCAAGTGGTGAAGACTCTGCGTAAAGAGAGAAGCGGCATGATCGGCAGCCTG GAGCAGTACCAGTTCCTTTACGACATGCTGGAGGCCACGTTTCCTGTGCAGAACGGGGACGTGAAGGCGCCGCCGCCCTCCGCGGCCAACTCTGTGGAGATCATCAACGAAACTAAAACTGCAGCGTCCAAAGCCGGCGAGGAGGAGAGCGGCACTACCAGCACCGACCACCAGGAGGCGCCACCGAGCAGCAAAGAGGAGCCTTCAGAAGACGCACCCGGAGAGGACACTATCACCTCCCCCTTAGTCACAGCAGAAGTGTGA